Proteins encoded within one genomic window of Candidatus Berkiella cookevillensis:
- a CDS encoding OmpA family protein produces MSNGTLVKAAIVALSCSFALVGCGTYNHNYQASFDHNHTNQVAFVNANVDAETLAVNKASDEAKNAQENQDKNQQHIVSSTYHFKHDSAALNEHAKTELDQFAQYLAKNPSAKINVEGYTDPKGKAEYNLALGMRRAEAVAEYLRTQGVKESQIKVKSYGEEKLVNTKSSPDALAQNRRAVVSFETDEGIA; encoded by the coding sequence ATGAGTAACGGAACTTTAGTAAAAGCTGCTATTGTTGCATTAAGTTGCAGTTTTGCATTGGTTGGGTGTGGCACATATAATCATAATTACCAAGCTTCTTTTGATCACAATCATACAAATCAAGTTGCATTTGTTAATGCTAACGTTGATGCTGAAACACTTGCTGTTAACAAAGCATCGGATGAAGCAAAAAACGCGCAAGAAAATCAAGATAAGAATCAACAGCACATTGTTTCAAGCACCTACCATTTCAAACATGATAGCGCTGCTTTAAATGAACATGCAAAAACAGAATTGGATCAGTTTGCACAATATTTAGCAAAAAATCCTTCTGCAAAAATCAATGTTGAAGGTTATACCGATCCAAAAGGTAAAGCTGAGTATAATTTAGCACTTGGTATGCGTCGTGCTGAAGCCGTAGCTGAATACTTAAGAACGCAGGGCGTTAAAGAATCTCAAATTAAAGTAAAAAGCTATGGCGAAGAAAAGCTTGTGAATACAAAATCAAGTCCTGATGCTTTAGCGCAGAATCGTAGAGCGGTTGTATCTTTTGAAACAGATGAAGGCATCGCTTAA
- a CDS encoding acylphosphatase yields the protein MKICKHCLITGKVQGVFYRQTTQEKAKALGLTGWVRNLPNGSVECVICGDEDAVQSLCDWLWLGSDAANVTDVKVNEHDLEVYQDFSIRF from the coding sequence GTGAAAATTTGCAAACATTGTTTAATTACAGGGAAAGTGCAGGGGGTGTTTTACCGCCAGACAACCCAAGAAAAAGCAAAAGCATTAGGGCTTACCGGTTGGGTACGCAATTTACCAAACGGTAGCGTTGAGTGCGTTATTTGCGGTGATGAGGATGCCGTGCAATCTCTCTGCGACTGGTTGTGGCTCGGATCTGATGCTGCAAATGTAACGGATGTTAAAGTGAATGAGCATGACTTAGAGGTCTATCAAGATTTTAGTATTCGCTTTTAA
- the arsC gene encoding arsenate reductase (glutaredoxin) (This arsenate reductase requires both glutathione and glutaredoxin to convert arsenate to arsenite, after which the efflux transporter formed by ArsA and ArsB can extrude the arsenite from the cell, providing resistance.), translating to MQVTLYHNPRCSKSRQALEILNNMSVNLTIVEYLKTPPSVLELKKIIMLLGGEARTLLRVKEDKYSELKLNNPSLTEEQLINAMHHYPILIERPIVITDKLAIIARPPEKILEILK from the coding sequence ATGCAAGTCACTTTGTACCATAATCCACGCTGTTCAAAATCACGACAAGCGCTTGAAATTTTGAACAATATGTCTGTAAATCTGACGATAGTTGAATATCTTAAGACACCACCTTCTGTTTTAGAACTTAAGAAAATAATTATGCTATTAGGTGGTGAAGCAAGAACCTTGCTTCGCGTTAAAGAGGATAAATATTCAGAGTTAAAGTTGAACAACCCATCACTGACAGAAGAACAGCTAATTAATGCGATGCACCATTACCCAATCTTAATCGAACGCCCTATTGTGATCACTGATAAGCTAGCAATCATTGCACGCCCCCCTGAAAAAATTTTGGAAATATTAAAATAA
- the wrbA gene encoding NAD(P)H:quinone oxidoreductase, whose translation MNTKTSILILYYSSQGATQKMAELIALGVESISNVTAKLRTVPSLHQSQTPNTASSLMVTRDDLLSCSGLILGSPTRFGNISANIQHFLESTLDIWLSGQLIGKPAGVFTSSSTLHGGQESTLLSLLLPLLHHGMIVTGLPYHHPELHRTQTGGSPYGPSHVAGTQGDQPISKDERALCMAFGKRIATIAMRLNSQEGSHT comes from the coding sequence ATGAATACAAAAACATCTATTCTCATTTTATATTACAGCAGCCAAGGCGCTACACAAAAAATGGCAGAACTGATTGCCTTAGGTGTTGAAAGCATTAGCAACGTGACAGCCAAACTTCGAACAGTGCCCAGTTTGCATCAATCACAAACACCAAATACCGCTTCTTCGCTGATGGTGACACGAGATGATCTCCTCAGCTGCTCAGGCTTGATACTGGGTAGCCCCACTCGTTTTGGAAATATATCAGCTAATATACAACACTTTTTAGAATCTACTTTAGACATTTGGCTTTCAGGACAACTCATTGGCAAGCCAGCCGGTGTCTTTACATCGAGCAGCACGCTACATGGCGGGCAAGAAAGTACGCTACTCAGCCTGTTACTCCCACTCTTGCACCATGGCATGATCGTCACAGGTTTACCCTATCATCATCCTGAGTTACATCGCACCCAAACTGGGGGCAGCCCTTATGGACCCAGCCATGTAGCAGGCACACAGGGCGATCAGCCTATCAGCAAAGATGAGCGAGCACTTTGCATGGCTTTTGGTAAACGTATAGCAACGATAGCCATGCGCTTAAATTCTCAAGAAGGATCTCATACTTAA
- the hda gene encoding DnaA regulatory inactivator Hda, with product MDALMVDIVTENQLPLCLQLKDDCTFESFYAGSNAHIINIIKRAILSPHDEFIYIWGRKGVGCSHLLQAACHFATLHQRASLYLPLKQQLNTNILQDLERTDLVCLDDLDAIAGDKLWEEAIFYLYNRIKTSQKKLIIAAQQPPKGAHIQLMDLRSRLEWGIAVQVHALEDNDLVCALQLRAKKRGMQINQEVAEFIINRVTRSMSSLYLTLEQLDVASLTLQRKITIPFVKKILKL from the coding sequence ATGGACGCCTTAATGGTAGATATCGTTACGGAAAACCAATTGCCACTTTGCTTGCAATTGAAAGATGATTGTACTTTTGAATCGTTTTATGCTGGTTCAAATGCACATATCATTAACATTATAAAAAGAGCTATCTTAAGCCCTCACGATGAGTTTATTTACATTTGGGGCAGAAAAGGGGTTGGATGTTCGCACTTACTTCAAGCAGCTTGTCATTTTGCAACTTTACATCAAAGAGCCTCTTTGTATTTACCATTAAAGCAGCAGCTCAATACCAATATTTTGCAGGATTTAGAGCGTACGGATTTGGTTTGTTTGGATGATTTAGATGCGATTGCAGGAGATAAGCTTTGGGAAGAGGCCATTTTCTATTTGTACAATAGAATAAAAACCTCACAAAAAAAATTAATTATTGCTGCTCAACAACCTCCTAAAGGAGCACATATTCAATTGATGGATTTACGTTCTCGATTGGAGTGGGGCATTGCTGTGCAAGTACATGCCTTGGAAGATAATGATTTGGTATGTGCTTTACAGTTAAGAGCCAAAAAAAGAGGCATGCAGATTAATCAAGAGGTGGCTGAATTTATTATTAATAGAGTTACGCGTTCCATGTCTTCTCTCTATTTAACTTTAGAGCAATTAGATGTTGCTTCATTAACCTTGCAAAGAAAAATTACTATCCCCTTTGTTAAAAAAATACTAAAACTTTAA
- a CDS encoding DUF2066 domain-containing protein, producing the protein MLQQLTKIRQYFSITQILFSFFSMLICTNICANVPANTEISQNLYQAVIVAPSRDEAQRIALFQEGMRIIFKRIAGTEDVLKLPAVEQALKNASAYVERYDYHGDQLRVIFSAQMMNDLLFKNGYALWGQKRPTLILWLAMDENNKRYIMGEQSNPDLHAMLLDFAQERGLPLVLPVMDLTDMQNVSVSDIFSNFPSVLTGASSRYGANAILVGKMIKKPQGWEAQWQILIDSYHREWVMQSADFNDLLQKGLTSVISDLQGRYGIKQQDTAFSKSLLIGVKGIQSSRDFSRAESYLNGLEQVKGVTVRQVFANGVIFEVKPQNGVDKEILSQVISMEKRFAALGYHERPVESLDLTYQWTP; encoded by the coding sequence ATGTTACAACAACTAACCAAGATAAGACAGTATTTTTCCATCACACAGATACTGTTCAGTTTCTTTTCTATGTTAATTTGTACAAATATTTGTGCGAATGTGCCCGCAAATACAGAAATTTCTCAAAATTTGTATCAGGCGGTGATAGTGGCACCCAGTCGAGATGAAGCCCAAAGAATAGCGCTTTTTCAAGAAGGAATGAGGATTATTTTCAAACGTATTGCAGGAACAGAGGATGTATTAAAGCTGCCTGCAGTGGAGCAAGCACTGAAAAATGCGAGCGCTTATGTTGAACGTTATGATTATCATGGCGATCAATTAAGAGTAATATTCAGTGCGCAGATGATGAATGATTTATTATTCAAGAATGGGTATGCGTTGTGGGGGCAAAAGCGTCCCACACTGATTTTATGGCTCGCTATGGATGAGAATAATAAGCGCTATATTATGGGAGAGCAATCAAACCCTGATTTGCACGCTATGCTCTTAGATTTTGCGCAAGAGCGAGGTTTACCTTTGGTTTTGCCGGTCATGGATTTAACCGATATGCAAAATGTTTCTGTGTCAGATATTTTTAGTAATTTCCCAAGTGTTTTGACTGGGGCATCAAGCCGTTATGGTGCGAATGCTATTTTAGTCGGCAAAATGATAAAAAAACCACAAGGATGGGAAGCACAATGGCAGATACTCATTGATAGCTATCATCGTGAATGGGTTATGCAAAGTGCAGACTTTAATGATTTACTACAAAAAGGCCTTACATCTGTGATCAGTGATTTACAAGGGCGTTATGGTATTAAACAGCAAGACACCGCTTTTTCTAAATCATTATTAATTGGGGTAAAGGGAATACAGTCTTCGCGTGATTTTTCTAGAGCGGAATCCTATTTGAATGGTTTGGAGCAGGTCAAGGGAGTAACCGTGCGACAAGTATTTGCAAATGGTGTTATATTTGAGGTAAAACCTCAAAACGGAGTTGACAAAGAAATTTTGTCCCAGGTTATTAGTATGGAAAAACGATTTGCAGCGCTGGGCTATCATGAACGGCCTGTTGAATCACTGGATTTAACTTATCAATGGACGCCTTAA
- the purM gene encoding phosphoribosylformylglycinamidine cyclo-ligase, translating into MSTPLTYKNAGVDIELGNELVDNYKDIVSSTFNPAVLNPLGGFCSLYDLSHYNLKQPVLVSSTDGVGTKLRLALQWNNHKGVGIDLVAMCVNDLLVTGAKPLFFLDYYASGKLDKTITLEVVQSIATGCKIAGMALVGGETAEMPGMYHNKDYDLAGFCVGAVEKSEIVNGSDITVGDTLIAIASSGVHSNGYSLVRKILESKPALEDDNLDGRSIKDILLTPTKIYSQCMQALHQAKLLKGAAHITGGGITENVPRFIPKTFAAKINTGSWDLPPVFDWIKTHAQLSLDDLRITYNCGVGMVVCVAKENAQQALTLLAQHHENAWIIGEMVENTQGAQVIYTHE; encoded by the coding sequence ATGTCTACACCACTCACCTATAAAAACGCAGGAGTGGATATTGAACTTGGAAATGAATTGGTTGATAACTATAAAGATATCGTTTCCTCCACTTTCAATCCAGCCGTACTTAACCCACTCGGTGGCTTCTGTTCATTGTATGACTTGTCGCATTATAACTTGAAACAACCCGTTTTGGTCTCCTCAACAGACGGAGTGGGCACTAAATTACGCTTAGCATTGCAGTGGAACAACCATAAAGGCGTTGGAATTGACCTTGTTGCGATGTGTGTGAACGATTTACTTGTAACAGGTGCAAAGCCACTCTTTTTCTTAGATTATTATGCAAGCGGAAAGTTAGATAAGACAATTACGCTAGAAGTCGTGCAAAGTATTGCCACCGGCTGCAAAATTGCAGGTATGGCACTGGTAGGCGGCGAAACCGCTGAAATGCCAGGCATGTACCACAACAAAGACTATGACTTAGCAGGTTTTTGTGTTGGCGCCGTTGAAAAATCAGAAATTGTAAATGGCAGTGATATTACTGTTGGAGATACACTGATTGCTATTGCCTCTTCAGGTGTGCATTCAAATGGCTATTCATTGGTTCGTAAAATTTTAGAATCAAAGCCAGCCCTAGAAGATGACAACTTAGATGGTCGTTCTATTAAAGACATTTTGCTCACACCAACGAAAATTTATAGCCAATGCATGCAAGCCTTACACCAAGCAAAATTATTAAAGGGTGCAGCCCATATTACGGGTGGTGGTATTACTGAAAACGTGCCTCGTTTTATTCCAAAAACATTTGCAGCAAAAATCAATACTGGCAGCTGGGATTTACCCCCTGTGTTTGATTGGATTAAAACACATGCACAACTTTCTTTAGACGATCTCAGAATCACCTATAACTGTGGCGTTGGTATGGTTGTCTGTGTTGCAAAAGAAAATGCACAACAAGCACTTACACTCTTAGCACAGCATCACGAAAATGCCTGGATCATCGGTGAAATGGTTGAAAATACGCAAGGCGCACAAGTGATCTACACACATGAATAA
- the purN gene encoding phosphoribosylglycinamide formyltransferase translates to MNNAISAACKVVVLIGGSGSNLQALIDAMPNSHYEIVGVISHNPNAFGLERAEKAHIQTTVVDHTAFAERSHFEVALHEAIQHFKPDLVLLAGFMRILSDTFVTQYTGHLLNIHPSLLPKFKGLHTHQRALEQGETHHGASVHFVSAELDGGPVIAQTIIEVGEDASAEALQQRVLKTEHWLYPEIVNWFSNGRLKLSQNVVLLDNQPIPETGLQFTFTEIEGIKQ, encoded by the coding sequence ATGAATAACGCAATCTCCGCTGCCTGCAAAGTTGTTGTATTAATAGGTGGTAGTGGCAGTAACTTGCAAGCACTCATTGATGCAATGCCTAATAGTCATTATGAAATCGTTGGGGTTATCAGTCATAACCCCAATGCTTTTGGATTAGAAAGAGCAGAAAAAGCACATATTCAAACCACTGTTGTTGATCACACTGCTTTTGCAGAACGCAGTCATTTTGAAGTGGCTTTACATGAGGCAATTCAGCATTTTAAGCCAGATCTTGTGTTACTCGCTGGATTTATGCGTATTTTATCTGACACTTTTGTCACACAATACACAGGCCATCTCTTAAATATCCATCCATCCTTATTACCTAAGTTTAAAGGACTACACACACACCAGCGTGCATTAGAGCAAGGTGAAACTCATCATGGTGCGAGTGTACATTTTGTTAGCGCAGAATTAGATGGTGGCCCGGTGATTGCACAAACCATCATTGAAGTAGGAGAGGACGCATCAGCAGAGGCATTACAACAACGCGTGCTAAAAACAGAACACTGGCTCTATCCTGAGATAGTTAACTGGTTTTCTAATGGGCGCTTAAAATTATCACAAAATGTTGTACTATTGGACAATCAGCCTATTCCCGAAACTGGACTTCAATTTACATTCACAGAAATCGAAGGCATAAAACAGTGA
- a CDS encoding DUF3108 domain-containing protein: MKHPIPQIHFWFLSTIAAVLIWLTSPAVKAYIKQDTSQTQSNAFPLAEYEARYNVKYFGVTAGESIHRLQRKQDGSYHFESKTKPTVKLLPYQYHESTDFAWEKNQIKPQNYFYDIHEGKRSKRGNVAFDWENKTLGNKVSKEPWEMAIPNNVQDKLTQMLRLRYDLTQNKTNLVYTVAEDDEVKTYSFRILGEEEVKTPLGTFIAVKVEHVHRKGHRTNTWFAKKLNYLPIKVNQLRKGRVVGEGEITYLHWTNQEKEKEGLKKG, translated from the coding sequence GTGAAACACCCTATTCCACAAATACATTTTTGGTTTTTAAGCACGATTGCTGCTGTTTTAATTTGGTTAACTAGTCCAGCTGTAAAGGCTTATATAAAGCAAGATACATCACAAACACAAAGTAACGCTTTCCCCTTAGCAGAATACGAAGCTCGCTATAACGTTAAATACTTCGGCGTCACTGCCGGTGAATCCATCCACCGCTTACAAAGAAAACAGGATGGAAGCTACCACTTTGAAAGTAAAACAAAACCCACTGTAAAGCTCCTCCCCTACCAATATCATGAAAGTACCGACTTCGCTTGGGAAAAAAACCAAATAAAACCACAAAATTACTTTTATGATATACATGAAGGCAAGCGATCAAAAAGAGGCAATGTTGCCTTTGACTGGGAAAATAAAACCCTCGGCAACAAAGTTTCTAAAGAACCTTGGGAAATGGCTATCCCAAATAATGTTCAAGACAAACTAACGCAAATGCTACGTCTTCGTTATGACTTAACCCAAAATAAAACCAATTTAGTTTATACCGTCGCAGAAGATGATGAGGTAAAAACTTATTCTTTTCGTATTCTAGGTGAAGAAGAGGTGAAAACACCTTTGGGCACATTCATTGCAGTCAAAGTTGAACATGTGCATCGCAAAGGCCACCGAACCAATACATGGTTTGCTAAAAAGCTAAATTATTTGCCCATTAAAGTAAATCAACTACGCAAAGGACGTGTGGTTGGTGAAGGTGAGATCACCTACTTACATTGGACAAATCAAGAGAAAGAAAAGGAAGGTTTAAAGAAGGGATAA
- a CDS encoding ISL3 family transposase: protein MPRTNLILFLPGFTIKKVLNASPLVIEATYNRKPKCPFCDGSKLRIKHSFMREVKYESVGLRRAYIRFKAHKFYCYACKRYFNQRFPGILKHQRATERLKAQVFEQHTQGVSQLDLAKHLKLGKSTIERWYQQHYLLRAQNIKAQHWPKILGIDEHFFSKKQRFATTFCDLKNHRIFDIVKGKSGSDLLPFINQLPGRERVKIACIDLSVTYRNLIKKHFPKALIVTDRFHVLRLIEQAFMKTCHSIHPQMKYHRGILAMFRTRPEHLTETKKLKLKQFLDEHPAIQVLYQFKERLFTLLKHKHRKAKECKNLIPIFLDMVKQLKAAIFLPLVKLGKTLFKWREEIVRMWRFTKNNGITEGFHRKMKLIQRRAYGFRNFENYRLRVKVLCS, encoded by the coding sequence ATGCCCCGTACCAATCTTATTTTATTTTTGCCTGGTTTTACAATTAAGAAAGTCTTAAATGCTTCACCTTTAGTTATTGAGGCTACTTATAATCGGAAGCCCAAATGCCCTTTCTGTGATGGCTCTAAATTACGCATCAAGCACTCCTTCATGCGTGAGGTAAAATATGAATCCGTTGGCCTACGTCGTGCCTACATTAGATTCAAAGCACATAAGTTTTATTGTTATGCTTGCAAGCGTTATTTTAATCAACGCTTTCCCGGTATCTTAAAACATCAACGCGCTACAGAAAGATTAAAAGCCCAGGTCTTTGAACAACATACCCAAGGTGTCTCTCAATTAGATTTAGCCAAGCACTTAAAGCTCGGTAAATCCACTATTGAACGATGGTATCAGCAGCATTATTTATTGCGTGCTCAGAATATTAAAGCCCAACACTGGCCTAAAATACTTGGGATTGATGAACACTTCTTTTCTAAAAAACAACGATTTGCCACCACTTTTTGTGACCTAAAAAACCACCGTATCTTTGATATCGTTAAAGGCAAAAGTGGCTCTGATTTATTGCCTTTCATTAATCAGTTACCAGGTAGAGAGCGTGTCAAAATAGCTTGTATTGATTTAAGTGTTACTTATCGAAACCTCATTAAGAAGCACTTCCCTAAAGCCTTAATTGTAACGGATAGGTTTCATGTACTAAGACTGATTGAACAGGCTTTTATGAAAACCTGTCACAGCATCCATCCACAAATGAAGTACCACAGAGGAATACTGGCTATGTTTAGAACGCGTCCTGAGCATCTAACCGAAACCAAGAAGCTTAAACTTAAACAGTTCTTAGATGAACATCCTGCCATACAGGTGCTTTATCAGTTTAAAGAGCGGCTCTTTACACTTCTAAAACATAAACATCGCAAGGCAAAGGAATGCAAAAACCTAATCCCTATTTTCCTTGATATGGTTAAACAGCTCAAAGCTGCCATCTTCTTACCGCTTGTTAAGCTCGGGAAGACCCTATTTAAATGGAGAGAGGAAATAGTAAGAATGTGGCGATTCACAAAGAACAATGGGATTACCGAAGGATTCCATCGCAAGATGAAGCTCATTCAAAGAAGAGCATATGGATTTAGAAATTTTGAAAATTATAGATTAAGAGTTAAAGTGCTATGTTCGTAA
- a CDS encoding GNAT family N-acetyltransferase: protein MGKISAPKLISEEHELSDFDCGNDVLNIWLKTRALDNQNKFSTTRVVCINKTVIAYYSLVYGSVNRDEMTRSFKQNAPERIPVMILGRLAVDLKWQEKGIGKHLLKEALIKTMEASRIAAVRGLLVHAIDDKAKAYYQGYGFLENKIELTLFLGSTPIRGAL from the coding sequence GTGGGAAAAATAAGTGCACCGAAGTTAATTTCAGAAGAACATGAGCTAAGTGATTTTGATTGCGGTAATGATGTTTTAAATATTTGGCTTAAGACTAGAGCCTTAGACAATCAAAACAAGTTCTCTACCACTAGAGTTGTTTGTATCAATAAAACAGTGATTGCTTACTACTCTTTAGTGTATGGCAGTGTTAATCGTGATGAAATGACAAGAAGTTTTAAGCAAAATGCACCAGAAAGAATACCTGTTATGATTCTAGGTAGACTCGCTGTTGATTTAAAGTGGCAAGAAAAAGGTATTGGCAAACATCTTTTAAAAGAAGCTTTGATTAAAACAATGGAAGCATCTAGAATCGCTGCTGTACGTGGGTTGCTTGTCCATGCTATAGATGACAAGGCAAAAGCTTATTATCAAGGTTATGGATTTTTGGAAAATAAAATAGAACTAACGCTTTTTCTTGGCTCAACCCCAATAAGGGGGGCACTTTAA
- a CDS encoding type II toxin-antitoxin system TacA family antitoxin has translation MESARKSPQNKKLAQKKVVNLKYPVKHLALLDKAVKLRPHSDRTSYIIDAVTRAVENDLLNRQDFFLSDKDFDAFKKMLDAPPKEIPALKALFKEKAPWEK, from the coding sequence ATGGAATCTGCACGTAAGAGTCCGCAAAATAAAAAACTGGCTCAAAAAAAGGTCGTTAACTTAAAATATCCGGTTAAACATCTCGCTCTTTTAGATAAAGCTGTCAAGCTGCGTCCACATTCTGACCGAACTAGCTACATCATCGATGCTGTAACCCGGGCGGTTGAGAATGATCTTCTTAATAGGCAAGATTTCTTTTTAAGCGATAAAGATTTTGATGCATTTAAAAAAATGTTAGATGCTCCACCAAAAGAAATACCCGCATTAAAAGCTTTGTTTAAAGAGAAAGCGCCGTGGGAAAAATAA
- a CDS encoding transposase, with product MGRRAFTPEFRNESASLVLDDGYMAKEAANTVGIGHRQWNDGAVS from the coding sequence ATGGGGCGAAGAGCATTTACGCCTGAGTTTAGGAACGAATCAGCCAGTTTAGTGCTAGATGATGGTTATATGGCCAAAGAGGCGGCCAATACAGTAGGCATAGGGCATCGACAATGGAACGATGGGGCAGTCAGTTAA
- a CDS encoding IS3 family transposase, translated as MGRRAFTPEFRNESASLVLDEGYTAKEAANTVGIGLSTMERWVSQLKKERQGVPPTKGKAITSEQRRIQELEAKIRKIEREKEILKKATALLMSESLNQ; from the coding sequence ATGGGACGAAGAGCATTTACGCCTGAGTTTAGGAACGAATCAGCCAGTTTAGTGCTAGATGAAGGTTATACGGCCAAAGAGGCGGCAAATACAGTAGGCATAGGGCTATCGACAATGGAACGATGGGTCAGTCAGTTAAAGAAAGAGCGTCAAGGTGTACCCCCGACAAAAGGGAAAGCTATAACATCTGAGCAACGCCGTATACAAGAACTTGAGGCTAAAATTAGAAAAATCGAGCGTGAAAAGGAAATTCTAAAAAAGGCTACAGCTCTCTTAATGTCCGAGTCATTGAATCAGTAA